From Styela clava chromosome 6, kaStyClav1.hap1.2, whole genome shotgun sequence, one genomic window encodes:
- the LOC120331075 gene encoding somatostatin receptor type 2-like isoform X1: MDNPGDFLKEFNALGLGVENVTHTFDTTLMAFRIIVCILGLLGNFMVIFVILVLREYKKAVTHWYVLQLALADSIFLMTLPFKVVEDYHDEWIFSAWLCKAKETILFLNYYSSILFLMVMSIDRYIAVCHGFSNISQKLRTKPSAYKITVIVWITSLILCIPIMLYSNKRGIHGLSCRCQYEFPRPSRLPEDICKDEGFNTNATLADCIEKQIKKQSETACTNLDDQFNLIDQFNLIGQFNLTDQFNLTLTDLYYSYSSGQEDVTPSTNLPGDDGMQFSTAAKISEAGVAYEMGCSYAMNGQAWTSYLIFNFVVMFLLPLIIMSACYCLIAIRLKQSRVRRSSIANESTSNPSASGGNTKKGERKRTRSAATTKAEKNRIRVTCTCLVLVLLFLVCWLPFHVVHLAKIKGIADKKPEYCAWIGAVSSLIAYFNSALNPYIYNFIGTRFGKRLSDLLRGWKESMQPGNRSKICSTTTFRPKNTGNLDKRLEKFKKRGQRQDRSKHQSKNEHRLCRLEEEQFVTQIESRVVEEIQSATAIL, from the exons ATGGACAATCCGGGTGATTTTTTGAAGGAATTTAATGCTCTGGGATTAGGTGTTGAAAACGTTACACATACCTTCGACACAACTCTTATGGCGTTTCGAATTATCGTTTGTATTTTGGGATTACTTGGAAATTTCATGGTGATATTTGTGATTCTTGTACTCCGGGAATATAAGAAAGCAGTAACGCATTG GTATGTGCTTCAACTCGCGCTTGCcgattcaatatttttgatgacCCTACCTTTCAAAGTAGTTGAAGATTATCATGATGAATGGATATTTTCTGCGTGGTTGTGCAAAGCAAAAGAAACAATCTTGTTCCTGAATTATTACTCGTCCATCTTATTCCTCATG GTGATGAGCATTGACCGCTACATTGCAGTATGCCACGGATTCTCGAACATTTCACAGAAACTTCGGACAAAACCATCCGCTTATAAAATTACTGTGATCGTTTGGATAACTTCATTGATTCTATGCATTCCTATAATGCTATACAGCAATAAGCGGGGAATTCATGGCTTGTCTTGTAGATGCCA ATATGAGTTTCCGAGGCCGAGCAGATTACCAGAAGATATTTGTAAAGACGAAGGATTTAACACAAATGCTACCCTGGCTGATTGTatagaaaaacaaattaaaaaacagaGTGAAACTGCTTGTACGAATCTTGATGACCAATTCAACCTGATTGACCAATTCAACCTGATTGGCCAATTCAACCTGACTGATCAATTCAACCTGACTTTAACTGACTTGTATTATTCGTATAGCAGTGGACAAGAAGATGTTACACCGTCGACAAATTTACC AGGCGATGATGGCATGCAATTTTCAACAGCTGCAAAAATATCTGAAGCCGGTGTTGCTTATGAAATGGGATGTTCGTATGCAATGAACGGACAAGCGTGGACATCGTACTTAATATTCAACTTTGTGGTCATGTTTCTCCTGCCTTTAATT atcATGTCGGCCTGTTATTGTTTAATCGCAATACGACTCAAGCAATCCAGAGTTCGTCGTTCTAGTATCGCCAACGAAAGTACGTCTAATCCAAGCGCATCAGGTGGAAATACAAAGAAGGGGGAACGAAAACGCACTCGGTCAGCAGCTACCACAAAGGCCGAAAAGAATCGCATTCGAGTCACCTGCACCTGTCTTGTTCTCGTCCTGCTATTTCTTGTGTGCTGGCTGCCGTTCCACGTCGTCCATTTAGCCAAAATAAAAGGAATAGCAGATAAAAAA CCCGAATACTGCGCATGGATTGGTGCAGTATCCTCGTTGATTGCATATTTCAACTCAGCTCTCAATCCgtacatttataattttattggaACGAGATTTGGAAAAAGATTAAG CGACCTTTTGAGAGGTTGGAAAGAAAGTATGCAGCCAGGGAATAGATCAAAAATTTGTTCGACGACTACATTCCGCCCCAAAAATACCGGAAATCTGGACAAAAGacttgaaaaatttaaaaagagaG GTCAGCGGCAGGATCGGTCAAAACATCAGTCAAAAAACGAACATCGTCTTTGTCGTCTGGAGGAGGAGCAGTTCGTTACACAAATAGAAAGCCGAGTCGTGGAGGAAATTCAATCAGCAACGGCGATACTATGA
- the LOC120330933 gene encoding uncharacterized protein LOC120330933, which translates to MSCVPSMNAYVACHTCHKDTASSAQPAVTTGINCDHGNIAKQQTIKDVPNTDSPSLFRHVFRYNVQQASSAPSSPRPEHSSNNGLLAKIKLRMRTYSGDSESSER; encoded by the exons ATGTCTTGTGTTCCAAGCATGAATGCATATGTGGCATGTCATACATGCCATAAAGATACTGCTTCATCTGCTCAGCCTGCAGTCACGACAG GTATTAATTGCGACCATGGAAACATTGCAAAACAACAAACGATAAAGGATGTTCCAAATACTGACAGCCCATCCCTTTTTCGACATGTTTTTCGTTATAACGTACAGCAAGCATCATCAGCGCCATCAAGTCCAAGACCTGA gcaCAGCAGTAACAATGGTTTGTTGGCAAAGATAAAATTGAGAATGCGAACGTATTCAGGAGATTCTGAGTCATCCGAGCGGTAG
- the LOC120331075 gene encoding somatostatin receptor type 2-like isoform X2, translated as MDNPGDFLKEFNALGLGVENVTHTFDTTLMAFRIIVCILGLLGNFMVIFVILVLREYKKAVTHWYVLQLALADSIFLMTLPFKVVEDYHDEWIFSAWLCKAKETILFLNYYSSILFLMVMSIDRYIAVCHGFSNISQKLRTKPSAYKITVIVWITSLILCIPIMLYSNKRGIHGLSCRCQYEFPRPSRLPEDICKDEGFNTNATLADCIEKQIKKQSETACTNLDDQFNLIDQFNLIGQFNLTDQFNLTLTDLYYSYSSGQEDVTPSTNLPGDDGMQFSTAAKISEAGVAYEMGCSYAMNGQAWTSYLIFNFVVMFLLPLIIMSACYCLIAIRLKQSRVRRSSIANESTSNPSASGGNTKKGERKRTRSAATTKAEKNRIRVTCTCLVLVLLFLVCWLPFHVVHLAKIKGIADKKPEYCAWIGAVSSLIAYFNSALNPYIYNFIGTRFGKRLRSAAGSVKTSVKKRTSSLSSGGGAVRYTNRKPSRGGNSISNGDTMMTKIDRGKTEMESFNTTPMDDDVFRNGNPDVQEPLVSTT; from the exons ATGGACAATCCGGGTGATTTTTTGAAGGAATTTAATGCTCTGGGATTAGGTGTTGAAAACGTTACACATACCTTCGACACAACTCTTATGGCGTTTCGAATTATCGTTTGTATTTTGGGATTACTTGGAAATTTCATGGTGATATTTGTGATTCTTGTACTCCGGGAATATAAGAAAGCAGTAACGCATTG GTATGTGCTTCAACTCGCGCTTGCcgattcaatatttttgatgacCCTACCTTTCAAAGTAGTTGAAGATTATCATGATGAATGGATATTTTCTGCGTGGTTGTGCAAAGCAAAAGAAACAATCTTGTTCCTGAATTATTACTCGTCCATCTTATTCCTCATG GTGATGAGCATTGACCGCTACATTGCAGTATGCCACGGATTCTCGAACATTTCACAGAAACTTCGGACAAAACCATCCGCTTATAAAATTACTGTGATCGTTTGGATAACTTCATTGATTCTATGCATTCCTATAATGCTATACAGCAATAAGCGGGGAATTCATGGCTTGTCTTGTAGATGCCA ATATGAGTTTCCGAGGCCGAGCAGATTACCAGAAGATATTTGTAAAGACGAAGGATTTAACACAAATGCTACCCTGGCTGATTGTatagaaaaacaaattaaaaaacagaGTGAAACTGCTTGTACGAATCTTGATGACCAATTCAACCTGATTGACCAATTCAACCTGATTGGCCAATTCAACCTGACTGATCAATTCAACCTGACTTTAACTGACTTGTATTATTCGTATAGCAGTGGACAAGAAGATGTTACACCGTCGACAAATTTACC AGGCGATGATGGCATGCAATTTTCAACAGCTGCAAAAATATCTGAAGCCGGTGTTGCTTATGAAATGGGATGTTCGTATGCAATGAACGGACAAGCGTGGACATCGTACTTAATATTCAACTTTGTGGTCATGTTTCTCCTGCCTTTAATT atcATGTCGGCCTGTTATTGTTTAATCGCAATACGACTCAAGCAATCCAGAGTTCGTCGTTCTAGTATCGCCAACGAAAGTACGTCTAATCCAAGCGCATCAGGTGGAAATACAAAGAAGGGGGAACGAAAACGCACTCGGTCAGCAGCTACCACAAAGGCCGAAAAGAATCGCATTCGAGTCACCTGCACCTGTCTTGTTCTCGTCCTGCTATTTCTTGTGTGCTGGCTGCCGTTCCACGTCGTCCATTTAGCCAAAATAAAAGGAATAGCAGATAAAAAA CCCGAATACTGCGCATGGATTGGTGCAGTATCCTCGTTGATTGCATATTTCAACTCAGCTCTCAATCCgtacatttataattttattggaACGAGATTTGGAAAAAGATTAAG GTCAGCGGCAGGATCGGTCAAAACATCAGTCAAAAAACGAACATCGTCTTTGTCGTCTGGAGGAGGAGCAGTTCGTTACACAAATAGAAAGCCGAGTCGTGGAGGAAATTCAATCAGCAACGGCGATACTATGATGACAAAAATTGATAGAGG aaaaacTGAAATGGAAAGTTTTAACACGACACCTATGGACGATGACGTGTTTAGAAATGGAAATCCCGATGTCCAAGAACCGTTAGTTTCAACGACgtaa